The following proteins come from a genomic window of Terribacillus aidingensis:
- the nikB gene encoding nickel ABC transporter permease, with amino-acid sequence MFRIIGRRLLEVVLFILFVTFFSFLFLRLAPGDPALTILNVDELNVSQEQVEALREDMGFNDPLLVQYGKWLLEFIQLDFGNSYITSQPVAEMLLTGLPATLELTIGSLIVMLLVAIPLGSLSALYKDSWIDHISRYFSIIGAAVPSFWLGLILIDMFAVRLSWFPTMGRDSLLSLILPSVTLGLAIAGVYVRLLRSSLLDSLGQEFVRAARARGISESRIFFSHAFRYSLPPVITVFGVSLGSLIGGVVVVEVLFAYPGVGKLVVDSIRQRDYPLIQGYIVLMAAIVFVVNTLVDLSYRYVNPELRLKKGTSAR; translated from the coding sequence ATGTTTCGTATTATCGGGAGACGGCTGCTGGAGGTTGTGCTATTCATTTTATTTGTCACCTTCTTCAGTTTTCTTTTCCTTCGCCTTGCACCAGGAGATCCAGCGCTCACAATCCTGAATGTGGATGAGCTGAATGTAAGCCAAGAGCAAGTAGAAGCACTTAGGGAAGATATGGGCTTCAACGATCCTTTGCTTGTTCAATATGGAAAGTGGCTGTTGGAGTTTATTCAACTTGATTTTGGAAATTCATATATAACTAGTCAGCCGGTTGCAGAGATGCTGCTGACGGGACTTCCAGCTACACTGGAGCTGACGATCGGTTCCTTGATCGTTATGCTCTTGGTTGCTATTCCGTTAGGCTCGCTGTCAGCTCTATATAAGGATAGCTGGATTGACCATATCAGCAGATATTTTTCCATTATCGGAGCAGCTGTTCCTAGTTTCTGGCTCGGACTTATCTTGATAGATATGTTCGCTGTGAGGCTTAGCTGGTTCCCAACAATGGGACGTGACAGTTTGTTATCCCTTATCCTGCCATCAGTGACATTAGGACTTGCTATTGCAGGTGTTTACGTGCGGCTGCTTCGTTCCAGTCTGTTAGACTCCTTAGGGCAGGAGTTTGTCCGCGCGGCGAGAGCACGAGGTATTTCAGAAAGTCGCATCTTCTTCTCACATGCTTTCCGATACAGTTTGCCGCCTGTCATCACAGTATTCGGTGTCAGTCTGGGCAGCTTGATTGGAGGCGTTGTCGTGGTGGAAGTATTATTCGCTTACCCCGGTGTAGGAAAGCTAGTCGTTGACTCTATACGTCAACGTGATTACCCGCTGATTCAAGGCTATATTGTTCTGATGGCGGCTATCGTGTTTGTCGTGAATACATTAGTGGATCTATCTTATCGATATGTAAATCCTGAACTTCGTCTAAAGAAAGGAACATCAGCTAGATGA
- a CDS encoding YdhK family protein: protein MRILMILLLAVFMLSACGNDEMQTQDSQGAEEMKHMQHDESGKLPEGLEEADDPKFQLGSKVIIQADHMEGMQGAEATIVGAFDTYAYEITYTPTDGGKHVDHHRWVIQEELKEANEHPLEPGIEATLEADHMEGMKGATAIVEKVEDTTVYMVDYTSTATGEEVKNHKWLTEEELSPLKE from the coding sequence ATGAGGATACTAATGATTCTGCTTTTGGCAGTGTTCATGTTAAGTGCATGCGGCAATGATGAAATGCAAACACAAGATAGCCAAGGTGCCGAGGAAATGAAACATATGCAGCATGATGAATCCGGAAAATTGCCAGAGGGCCTGGAGGAAGCAGATGATCCTAAATTTCAGCTAGGCAGCAAAGTGATTATCCAGGCTGACCATATGGAAGGGATGCAAGGTGCCGAAGCGACCATTGTCGGTGCATTTGATACATATGCATATGAAATTACATATACACCAACGGATGGCGGCAAGCACGTGGATCACCATCGCTGGGTGATCCAGGAAGAGCTGAAGGAGGCGAATGAGCATCCGCTAGAACCGGGAATCGAGGCTACGCTTGAGGCTGACCATATGGAAGGGATGAAGGGCGCAACTGCGATTGTGGAAAAAGTAGAGGATACAACAGTATATATGGTCGACTACACTTCGACAGCAACAGGGGAAGAAGTGAAAAACCATAAGTGGCTGACGGAAGAAGAATTGTCACCATTAAAAGAATAG
- a CDS encoding dipeptide/oligopeptide/nickel ABC transporter ATP-binding protein gives MTVMEISNLKKSYNPGKLAVNDLSLSIHQGESLGLVGESGCGKSTLARCLLGVEKIDDGSISFDGTPLANANRKELRDYRRNVQTVFQNPTAALNPKLKIKDSLLDPYMQFQQELQLEHFTFHSKQSFVEQLLEAVELPEELGDRYPHELSGGQKQRVTIARAISIEPKLIVLDEPTASLDVLSQGAILELLASLQKTLGMSYLFISHDLAAVYQLCQRIAVMKDGELLDIFQKEEIYDNSRHAYTKELIRIF, from the coding sequence ATGACTGTTATGGAAATAAGTAATCTGAAGAAGAGCTATAATCCCGGTAAGCTGGCTGTGAATGATTTGTCTCTTTCCATACATCAAGGGGAGAGCTTGGGGTTGGTAGGCGAAAGCGGCTGCGGCAAAAGTACACTGGCTCGCTGCCTGCTAGGTGTCGAAAAGATTGATGATGGATCCATCAGTTTTGATGGTACACCGCTAGCCAATGCAAATCGCAAGGAGCTTCGAGACTATCGCCGAAACGTTCAGACAGTCTTTCAAAATCCAACAGCTGCATTGAATCCAAAGCTGAAAATCAAGGATTCTTTGCTTGATCCTTACATGCAGTTTCAGCAGGAACTCCAACTGGAGCATTTTACATTCCATTCAAAACAAAGTTTTGTAGAACAACTGCTTGAAGCAGTTGAACTGCCGGAAGAACTTGGCGACCGTTATCCGCATGAGCTGAGCGGCGGGCAAAAGCAGCGCGTTACCATTGCGCGCGCCATCAGTATCGAGCCAAAACTCATTGTCCTGGATGAACCGACAGCAAGTCTTGATGTGCTTTCCCAAGGAGCCATTCTCGAGCTGCTTGCTTCCCTGCAAAAGACATTAGGCATGTCCTATCTGTTCATTTCACATGATTTAGCCGCAGTTTATCAGCTGTGTCAGCGCATCGCTGTCATGAAAGATGGGGAACTGCTTGATATATTTCAGAAGGAAGAAATTTACGATAATAGCCGTCATGCTTACACGAAAGAATTGATTCGTATATTTTAA
- the thrS gene encoding threonine--tRNA ligase, protein MNKQAEAEKRNHRKLGQQLELFLSMEEAPGMPFFLPKGMVLRNKLEELWKEKHAQAGYDEIKTPIMMKQQLWEQSGHWDHYHENMYFSEVDDQRYAIKPMSCPGAVLIYNSKLRSYRDLPMRYAELGLVHRHELSGSLNGLLRVRSFTQDDAHLFVREDQIEQEVEKVLQLIDDFYSLFGFSYEVELSTRPEDFMGSPAVWDKAEAALENVLKRQGIVYKVNAGDGAFYGPKIDFHILDSLGRSWQCGTVQLDFQMPEKFDCSYVDQENSRRQPIMIHRAIYGSIERFMAILIEHYAGDFPFWLAPVQASVLPISDAHADYAHAVCAELRKGGYRVSVDDRSEKIGLKIREGSQQKVPYLLIVGDNEMQNKTVAVRKRPEGNLGEMPLLDLMKQFEG, encoded by the coding sequence ATGAATAAACAAGCAGAAGCAGAAAAACGAAACCATCGCAAACTCGGACAGCAACTCGAGCTTTTCCTAAGCATGGAGGAAGCACCTGGCATGCCTTTCTTCTTGCCAAAGGGAATGGTATTGCGCAATAAATTGGAGGAGCTGTGGAAAGAAAAACATGCCCAAGCTGGATATGATGAAATCAAAACTCCAATCATGATGAAGCAGCAGCTCTGGGAGCAGTCCGGTCACTGGGATCATTATCACGAAAACATGTATTTCTCAGAAGTGGATGATCAGCGCTATGCTATTAAACCAATGAGCTGTCCGGGCGCCGTACTGATTTACAACAGCAAGCTCCGCAGCTATCGCGATCTTCCAATGCGTTATGCAGAATTAGGGCTTGTTCACCGGCACGAACTGTCTGGTTCCCTGAATGGATTGCTGCGTGTTCGGTCATTCACACAGGATGATGCGCATCTGTTCGTCCGTGAAGATCAGATTGAACAAGAAGTGGAAAAAGTACTGCAGCTGATCGATGACTTTTACAGTCTATTTGGCTTTTCTTATGAAGTAGAGCTATCCACTCGCCCAGAAGACTTCATGGGTTCACCCGCTGTTTGGGATAAGGCGGAGGCAGCATTGGAGAATGTTTTGAAACGCCAAGGTATTGTGTATAAAGTAAACGCTGGAGACGGTGCATTTTATGGCCCGAAAATCGATTTTCATATTCTCGACAGCCTTGGGCGCAGCTGGCAATGCGGGACTGTTCAGCTTGATTTCCAGATGCCGGAGAAATTCGATTGCAGCTATGTGGATCAAGAAAACAGCCGCAGACAGCCGATTATGATTCACCGGGCTATCTACGGATCAATCGAGCGCTTTATGGCCATTCTCATCGAGCATTACGCAGGAGACTTCCCATTCTGGTTGGCACCTGTTCAAGCAAGTGTTCTCCCGATAAGTGATGCACATGCGGATTATGCTCATGCAGTTTGTGCGGAATTGCGTAAGGGGGGGTACCGTGTATCAGTGGATGATCGTTCAGAAAAGATCGGATTGAAGATACGAGAGGGATCGCAGCAAAAAGTGCCTTATCTGCTTATTGTAGGCGATAATGAAATGCAAAATAAGACAGTTGCTGTCCGGAAACGCCCGGAAGGCAATCTTGGGGAAATGCCTTTGTTGGATCTTATGAAACAGTTTGAGGGATAA
- the nikC gene encoding nickel transporter permease yields the protein MSVMALSPKRIKKARVWLISALLLLLLSAVAYTFLYLKHDANMTDVGNRLASPSWEHPMGTDHLGRDVLTRLLLGFRLTVGYSVIALAAAVIIGVPFGLLAGLKGGWVDRLFMRIADGFLAFPDTVIAIVLSGLLGPGIGNLLFAIVLVKWVNYARMVRSTVLTEVQKDYITIARINGLSTFTIMRKHLMPHIIGNVLVLASLDFGKIILLISSLSYIGLGAQPPTPEWGAMLNESRPYFQANPEMMIYPGLAIVVVVLVANILGDYLRDKFDVKKEVQP from the coding sequence ATGAGTGTTATGGCTCTTTCCCCGAAAAGAATAAAGAAAGCCAGAGTCTGGCTGATTAGTGCGCTATTGCTTCTGTTGTTATCGGCAGTGGCATATACGTTTCTTTATTTGAAGCACGATGCTAATATGACAGATGTTGGGAACCGACTGGCGTCACCGTCCTGGGAACATCCGATGGGAACTGACCATTTAGGGCGTGATGTACTTACGAGGCTCTTACTCGGCTTCCGCCTGACTGTCGGCTACAGTGTGATTGCTTTGGCAGCAGCAGTCATCATTGGTGTTCCATTCGGTTTGCTTGCTGGATTAAAGGGAGGTTGGGTTGATCGCCTATTCATGCGAATTGCCGATGGCTTCCTTGCCTTTCCGGATACAGTGATAGCCATTGTACTTAGCGGTTTGCTGGGGCCCGGTATTGGAAATTTGCTTTTTGCAATTGTTCTCGTGAAGTGGGTCAACTATGCCAGGATGGTGCGCAGTACAGTGCTGACAGAAGTGCAAAAAGACTACATCACCATTGCCCGAATTAATGGTCTTTCCACATTTACAATTATGCGCAAACATCTGATGCCACATATTATTGGGAACGTACTCGTTTTAGCCAGTTTAGATTTTGGTAAGATCATCTTGCTGATCTCCTCGCTTTCCTATATCGGACTCGGAGCACAGCCTCCGACGCCAGAGTGGGGCGCTATGCTGAACGAGTCCAGACCTTATTTCCAAGCGAACCCGGAAATGATGATATATCCTGGACTTGCAATAGTGGTGGTAGTGTTGGTGGCAAATATCCTTGGTGACTATTTACGAGATAAATTCGATGTGAAAAAGGAGGTGCAGCCATGA
- the nikA gene encoding nickel ABC transporter substrate-binding protein, producing the protein MKKLWMKVLGVAGLIVLLAACTNNADSEGDKKHLTFVYNFATNSLDPNVDSSYVPLRAGMTETLVRLNEETLKIEPWLAESWEGTNEGREWTIKLREGIKFQNGEPMDAAAVKASLERSLKDNVAIQNALKIDTIEAIDDRTLQVTNTQAFPEFVSELVNPNVSIIDVEAGDFVNNPIGTGPFKLESFTPGSKLELVRNEDYWDEKAKLDSVTFSFNEDANARSLALESGDADVVFRPETESIESLEAKDGIKVESTETFRVHQMTMNMEREELKDVNVRKALDALINRDEIADSVLLGYAQPAKGPFPDSLPFAPSYSDHETGEDVAKDYLEKAGYSLVDGKMQKDGEPLELTMLTYSARADLPLIAQIFQSDAKKLGIEVELRQIEIPEEYMAANRDWDLATYSNLTAPRGDAGYYLNATYHPDGALNFSGADEPELTKIIDELNVTVDTDKRAELAEAAANYVDENQINSFVIYPDTLVAYDETKVKNWVTTRSEYYMITNQLDVK; encoded by the coding sequence ATGAAGAAATTATGGATGAAGGTTTTAGGAGTAGCAGGATTGATAGTACTGCTTGCAGCTTGTACGAATAATGCAGATTCGGAGGGTGATAAAAAGCATCTGACCTTCGTTTATAATTTCGCGACGAATTCCTTGGATCCGAATGTAGACTCCAGCTACGTACCTTTGCGTGCAGGTATGACAGAAACGTTGGTTCGATTGAATGAAGAAACACTGAAGATTGAACCGTGGCTTGCAGAGAGCTGGGAAGGTACAAACGAAGGTAGAGAATGGACAATCAAGCTTCGTGAAGGTATCAAATTCCAAAACGGAGAACCGATGGATGCAGCTGCGGTAAAAGCATCATTGGAGAGATCTTTAAAGGATAACGTAGCCATCCAAAATGCATTGAAAATTGATACTATCGAAGCAATAGATGACAGGACATTGCAGGTTACGAATACACAGGCATTTCCGGAATTCGTTTCAGAACTTGTAAACCCCAACGTATCCATCATTGATGTGGAAGCAGGAGACTTTGTAAATAATCCGATTGGGACAGGCCCTTTCAAACTGGAATCCTTCACACCAGGCAGCAAATTGGAGCTGGTTCGGAACGAGGATTATTGGGATGAAAAAGCAAAGCTGGATTCTGTGACGTTCTCCTTCAATGAAGATGCGAATGCACGCTCCTTAGCATTAGAATCGGGTGATGCGGATGTTGTATTTCGTCCAGAAACAGAAAGCATCGAGAGCTTGGAAGCAAAGGATGGCATTAAGGTTGAATCGACAGAGACCTTCCGCGTTCACCAGATGACGATGAATATGGAGCGGGAAGAACTAAAGGATGTAAATGTTCGTAAGGCATTAGACGCCTTGATTAATCGAGATGAAATCGCTGATTCTGTATTGCTTGGGTATGCACAGCCGGCTAAAGGCCCATTCCCCGATTCCCTGCCATTCGCACCAAGCTATAGTGACCATGAAACAGGAGAAGATGTGGCAAAGGACTATCTGGAGAAGGCTGGCTATTCGCTAGTGGATGGCAAGATGCAGAAAGACGGGGAACCTCTTGAGCTCACAATGCTGACATACTCTGCCAGGGCTGATCTTCCATTGATTGCTCAAATATTCCAATCTGATGCGAAGAAACTTGGTATTGAAGTAGAACTGCGTCAAATCGAGATTCCGGAAGAATATATGGCAGCAAATCGGGATTGGGATCTGGCCACATACAGTAATCTGACAGCACCTCGTGGGGATGCAGGGTACTACTTGAATGCGACGTATCATCCAGATGGAGCTTTGAATTTCAGCGGGGCAGATGAACCAGAGCTGACGAAAATCATCGATGAATTAAATGTAACAGTTGATACAGACAAGCGTGCAGAACTAGCGGAAGCTGCTGCTAACTATGTGGATGAAAACCAAATCAATTCGTTTGTGATTTATCCAGACACGCTCGTAGCTTATGATGAAACAAAAGTAAAGAACTGGGTAACAACAAGAAGTGAGTATTATATGATTACAAATCAATTGGATGTGAAGTGA
- a CDS encoding FtsX-like permease family protein, with product MSIYQLIYRNTKRNIRHYGLYFFALVFSVGLYFAFLTLQFDASMGSIEDSMKVSAAIKVASMMLLWIVAVFLIYTNRLLIKRRSKEIGLYQLVGMTKHRIAFMLAVENAILYLSSLIIGVFTGYLGSKLLTMILYKMTGLQNITELNFSASALKWTIIVFSLLYLLLMIMMAFQIKRQTLLSLFLVREMSETAGKRVTWWQMIIGIAGILFILFGYYLSTRLFSGDFDATNKMMMLMMIILTSCIAGTYLFFKGSVTFLLMLFRKRKGGYLSIKQVLSLSTIMFRMRTNAFLLTVITTLSALAIGFLSLAYITYYSVGKDGDALTAKADFVFLAKEDAADFEHVLKVSGIQEQTKETSTLELRADLTDILAEGAGITSEQQFLVIPDTQADVDVSDGQMVLTGQSDRLKRSMKFQPGEVRFLGEADRTLELVAIHDMYQVPSFLSYGAPIGVLDEADYRELEDLPSIKSQSFFKLVVQDDKDKEVAAQLFQEQQFEDNAVSKELAADQQKMQMGLYLFIVGFLGLAFLITSGSILYIKQMDEGDSEQQTYTILRKIGYTKKDLRKGIVHKQLFNFGIPLLIGLSHSYFAVQSGWFWFGSSLWIPMLAVMVVYTLLYSIFGALSVMYYKQVIAKTL from the coding sequence ATGTCAATCTACCAATTGATCTATCGTAATACAAAACGCAATATACGCCACTATGGACTTTATTTTTTTGCTCTTGTATTCAGTGTCGGATTGTATTTCGCATTTTTGACATTGCAGTTTGATGCTTCTATGGGCTCAATCGAAGATTCCATGAAAGTTAGTGCAGCTATAAAGGTAGCTTCCATGATGTTATTGTGGATTGTAGCTGTTTTTCTTATCTACACCAATAGGCTCTTAATTAAACGCAGATCAAAGGAAATCGGTTTGTACCAGTTAGTGGGAATGACAAAACATCGGATAGCTTTTATGCTTGCTGTAGAAAATGCGATTCTATATTTGAGTAGTTTAATTATAGGGGTCTTCACGGGTTATTTGGGATCCAAATTACTCACTATGATTCTCTACAAAATGACAGGGCTTCAAAATATTACAGAACTGAATTTTTCCGCTTCTGCTCTAAAGTGGACCATCATCGTATTCTCTTTACTCTATCTGCTATTGATGATCATGATGGCTTTCCAGATAAAAAGACAAACCTTGCTTTCTCTTTTCCTTGTACGTGAAATGTCTGAAACAGCAGGGAAACGTGTTACTTGGTGGCAGATGATAATTGGCATAGCAGGTATACTCTTTATTTTATTCGGCTATTATTTGTCTACAAGACTTTTCAGCGGTGACTTTGATGCTACAAACAAGATGATGATGCTAATGATGATCATATTGACATCCTGTATTGCCGGTACATACCTATTCTTTAAGGGTTCCGTTACGTTCCTGCTGATGCTGTTTCGTAAACGTAAGGGCGGATATCTTTCTATCAAGCAAGTACTTTCTTTAAGTACCATCATGTTCCGAATGCGAACGAATGCATTTTTGCTTACGGTCATTACCACATTATCGGCATTGGCAATCGGCTTTCTGTCGCTGGCATATATTACGTATTATTCTGTAGGCAAAGATGGGGATGCGCTGACTGCCAAAGCAGATTTTGTCTTTCTGGCAAAGGAAGACGCCGCTGATTTTGAACACGTACTTAAAGTGTCAGGTATACAGGAACAGACAAAGGAAACGTCAACACTGGAGCTGCGTGCAGATTTGACGGATATACTTGCCGAAGGCGCAGGTATTACATCAGAACAGCAATTCTTAGTTATACCAGATACTCAAGCAGATGTTGATGTATCGGATGGACAGATGGTACTAACGGGTCAGAGTGATCGGTTAAAGCGCTCGATGAAATTCCAGCCTGGAGAGGTAAGGTTTTTAGGAGAAGCTGACCGTACTCTTGAGTTAGTAGCTATCCATGACATGTATCAAGTACCTTCATTTCTTTCGTATGGTGCTCCGATAGGCGTTTTGGATGAAGCGGATTATAGGGAGCTGGAAGACCTTCCTTCTATCAAATCTCAATCCTTCTTTAAACTAGTTGTGCAGGATGATAAGGACAAAGAGGTTGCTGCTCAATTATTCCAGGAGCAGCAATTTGAAGACAACGCTGTTTCTAAAGAGCTGGCAGCGGATCAGCAGAAGATGCAAATGGGTCTGTATTTATTCATTGTCGGCTTCCTTGGACTTGCATTTCTCATCACTTCCGGGAGCATATTGTATATCAAGCAGATGGATGAAGGTGACAGTGAACAGCAAACCTACACTATTCTCCGTAAGATAGGCTATACCAAAAAGGATTTAAGAAAAGGTATCGTACATAAACAGCTGTTCAACTTCGGTATCCCATTACTGATTGGCTTGTCTCATAGCTATTTTGCTGTGCAATCCGGTTGGTTTTGGTTCGGCTCATCCTTATGGATTCCTATGCTGGCTGTTATGGTTGTTTATACGCTGCTATATTCCATATTTGGTGCTCTATCTGTGATGTATTACAAACAGGTTATAGCAAAAACCCTCTAG
- a CDS encoding ABC transporter permease, which yields MSINSLILRNLKKNLRNYYLYVFALIFSAGLYFAFVTLQYDKSMDSIEGSVKGGAGIATASVLLIFIVAVFLLYANTIFIKQRSKEIGLFQLIGMTKNKIFRLLSAENAILYFGSLLIGILLGFAGSKLLIMILFKVTGVEGIASLSFSSRALLQTLLVFLCIYVLIMLMNILFIKRQTILSLFHVKSKTEMTARKLSVFQVIIGILGIALIAVGYVVSGKLFDGDFSSMVELFGAMFFILFCVILGTYLFYKGSVAFLVSLIRKQKGGYLNIKEVLSLSSIMFRMKSNAMLLTIITTVSALAIGLLSLSYITFYSAEETAYNYTGGEDFSLLTESDAEAFRQAMEDNKIAYTEDKAEVYTVQLNIDDILQTELELNFNASMMDTAVISEKAAGLDVAPDELKLTGYNELLQRFMSLKDEGDVVVHGKETETTLQYTGLEDEYPISNYYTMGGLPTMIVDDALFQELKQDINPDLNQGYHWYFGYTIENNDQLQKANDIFNGLDLEAKDNSESRIDILEDQKSTIGLTLFIVGFLGLTFLITSGCILYFKQMDEAESEKPNYTILRKLGFTTTDLRRGIQHKQLFNFGIPLVIGLLHSYFAVQSGWFLFGSVMLTPMIVVMVIYTLLYSIFGILSVVHYNKVIKQSL from the coding sequence ATGAGCATTAATAGTCTGATACTCCGTAATCTGAAGAAAAACCTGCGTAACTATTATCTTTATGTATTTGCTTTGATTTTCAGTGCTGGTCTATATTTTGCATTTGTGACGCTGCAGTATGACAAGTCGATGGATTCTATAGAAGGTTCTGTAAAAGGCGGAGCAGGTATAGCCACCGCTTCGGTGCTTCTTATCTTTATCGTTGCAGTATTCTTACTTTATGCAAATACGATTTTTATCAAACAGCGCAGCAAGGAAATCGGTCTGTTTCAGTTGATTGGTATGACGAAAAATAAGATTTTCAGATTGTTAAGTGCAGAAAATGCCATTCTTTATTTTGGCAGTCTCTTAATTGGTATCCTATTGGGATTTGCCGGTTCCAAGCTTTTAATCATGATCTTGTTTAAAGTTACAGGTGTCGAAGGAATCGCATCACTGTCCTTTTCATCAAGAGCATTACTTCAAACGCTGCTAGTATTCCTTTGTATTTACGTACTTATCATGCTGATGAACATACTCTTTATCAAACGCCAGACGATCCTATCATTGTTTCACGTGAAATCAAAAACAGAAATGACAGCAAGGAAGCTGTCTGTTTTCCAAGTTATCATCGGAATTTTAGGGATTGCACTGATTGCGGTGGGATACGTTGTCTCGGGCAAGCTGTTTGATGGTGATTTCTCCTCCATGGTGGAATTGTTCGGAGCTATGTTCTTTATCTTGTTCTGTGTCATTCTTGGTACTTACTTGTTCTATAAAGGATCTGTCGCGTTCCTGGTAAGCCTTATTAGGAAGCAAAAAGGCGGCTACTTGAATATCAAAGAAGTGTTGTCCCTTTCATCCATCATGTTCCGCATGAAGTCCAATGCGATGCTGCTTACCATCATCACCACTGTATCTGCGCTGGCGATTGGGTTGCTCTCCCTAAGTTATATTACCTTTTATTCTGCTGAAGAAACGGCTTATAACTATACAGGAGGAGAAGATTTCTCCTTGCTGACAGAGAGCGATGCTGAAGCCTTTCGTCAGGCTATGGAAGACAACAAGATTGCTTATACGGAAGATAAAGCCGAAGTGTACACAGTACAACTCAATATAGACGACATTCTGCAAACAGAGCTGGAGCTGAACTTTAATGCGTCTATGATGGATACAGCTGTCATAAGCGAGAAGGCAGCGGGTTTGGATGTAGCTCCAGATGAATTGAAACTAACCGGATATAATGAGCTGCTGCAGCGTTTCATGTCTCTAAAAGACGAAGGCGATGTTGTTGTCCATGGGAAAGAGACCGAAACGACACTGCAATACACGGGGCTTGAGGACGAATATCCAATTTCCAACTATTACACCATGGGCGGCTTGCCGACAATGATTGTCGATGATGCTTTGTTCCAGGAATTGAAGCAGGATATTAATCCAGATTTGAATCAAGGCTATCATTGGTATTTCGGCTATACAATCGAAAATAATGATCAGCTGCAAAAGGCAAATGATATATTCAACGGTTTGGATTTAGAAGCAAAGGATAACAGTGAATCTAGAATCGATATACTCGAAGATCAGAAATCAACAATTGGTTTAACGCTATTCATCGTCGGCTTCCTTGGTCTGACTTTCCTGATTACGTCCGGCTGTATCCTCTACTTCAAGCAGATGGATGAAGCAGAAAGTGAGAAACCGAATTACACGATCCTCCGCAAGCTTGGATTCACAACAACCGATCTTCGCCGCGGTATCCAGCACAAGCAGCTATTCAACTTCGGAATTCCGCTCGTCATCGGACTTTTGCACAGCTACTTTGCTGTCCAATCTGGCTGGTTCCTGTTTGGCTCAGTCATGCTGACACCGATGATAGTCGTGATGGTCATCTATACACTATTGTATTCAATCTTCGGCATTCTTTCGGTAGTCCACTATAACAAGGTAATCAAACAATCGCTTTAA
- a CDS encoding ABC transporter ATP-binding protein, giving the protein MILSIKDLTVSHGEKTIVDHVSLTIDKGEWFALVGQSGSGKTMLSQAIGQLLGPNLRASGSVIYQGSNILERPKTEMNQLRGKAISYIFQDYNGSFTPFLTIQQHMEEYLLTHGVQEKKKRKNMINEAFESVGLDAAFIKRYPFQLSGGQLQRASIALALLLEPDILIADEATTALDSVSAHRILSLLQELQQKKGCAILFITHDWRHVARYADKIAVMKDGKIIEAGSKQKLIHQPEHAYTKQLIHAAPTLPMRIKEVSKS; this is encoded by the coding sequence ATGATTTTATCGATTAAAGATCTAACCGTATCACATGGTGAGAAAACGATTGTGGATCATGTCAGTCTAACTATCGATAAAGGAGAGTGGTTTGCCCTCGTAGGTCAAAGTGGCAGCGGGAAAACGATGCTGTCACAAGCAATCGGCCAGTTGCTTGGACCTAATCTAAGAGCCTCTGGCAGTGTAATTTACCAAGGCAGCAATATCCTTGAACGCCCAAAAACAGAAATGAACCAATTGCGAGGAAAGGCGATCAGTTACATTTTCCAAGACTATAACGGTTCTTTTACCCCCTTTCTGACGATTCAGCAGCATATGGAAGAGTATTTGCTAACACATGGAGTGCAAGAAAAGAAAAAGCGTAAAAATATGATAAATGAAGCATTTGAATCGGTTGGTCTGGATGCAGCTTTTATTAAGAGATACCCATTTCAGCTGAGCGGAGGCCAGCTGCAGCGTGCATCTATAGCACTTGCACTTCTTTTAGAACCTGATATTTTGATTGCAGATGAAGCAACAACTGCACTTGATAGTGTATCTGCGCATCGAATTCTTTCACTGCTTCAAGAGCTCCAGCAAAAAAAGGGCTGTGCGATTCTTTTCATCACCCATGATTGGCGGCATGTTGCTCGTTATGCAGATAAAATTGCTGTTATGAAAGATGGGAAAATCATTGAAGCTGGATCAAAACAAAAGCTCATCCATCAGCCGGAACATGCGTATACCAAACAGCTGATCCATGCTGCACCTACGCTTCCAATGCGTATCAAGGAGGTAAGCAAATCATGA